A genomic window from Sphingomonas taxi includes:
- a CDS encoding DMT family transporter, whose amino-acid sequence MSEAAAPRSTRAAILVPFALVTLIWGSTWLVIRDQLGVVPPSWSVTYRFLVAGIAMTIVARVKGERFALDGRGWAFAAAVGVLQFCLNFNFVYRAEHHITSGLVAVVFAILLVPNALFARLLLGQRMGGQLIAGSAVAMAGIALLFLHEARSGPAGTAATLAGIGFTGVAILAASMANVLQATPTAKRYPMMATLAVSMLIGAGVDGLVAWWLTGPPVIETRAAYWAGIVYLGLFGSAVAFPLYYRVLRVIGPAKAAYSSVIVPVIAMLLSTLFEGYRWSPLATAGAALTGVGLVIALRARRPNR is encoded by the coding sequence GTGAGCGAGGCCGCCGCACCCCGGTCGACGCGGGCGGCGATCCTCGTCCCGTTCGCGCTGGTGACGCTGATCTGGGGATCGACCTGGCTGGTGATCCGCGACCAGTTGGGCGTGGTGCCGCCGAGCTGGTCGGTGACCTATCGCTTCCTCGTCGCGGGCATCGCGATGACGATCGTCGCCCGGGTCAAGGGCGAGCGGTTCGCGCTCGACGGCCGCGGCTGGGCGTTCGCCGCGGCGGTCGGCGTGCTGCAATTCTGCCTCAACTTCAACTTCGTCTATCGCGCCGAACATCACATCACCTCCGGCCTCGTCGCGGTGGTGTTCGCGATCCTGCTGGTGCCCAATGCGCTGTTCGCGCGCCTCCTGCTCGGCCAGCGGATGGGCGGGCAGCTGATCGCGGGATCGGCGGTGGCGATGGCGGGGATCGCCTTGCTGTTCCTGCACGAGGCGCGCAGCGGCCCGGCGGGGACTGCGGCGACACTCGCCGGGATCGGCTTCACCGGTGTGGCGATCCTCGCCGCGTCGATGGCGAACGTGCTGCAGGCGACGCCGACCGCGAAACGCTATCCGATGATGGCGACGCTGGCGGTGTCGATGCTGATCGGCGCGGGCGTCGACGGGCTGGTCGCCTGGTGGCTGACCGGGCCGCCGGTGATCGAGACGCGCGCCGCTTACTGGGCGGGGATCGTCTATCTCGGGCTGTTCGGCTCGGCGGTCGCCTTCCCGCTCTATTACCGGGTGCTGCGCGTGATCGGGCCGGCCAAGGCGGCCTATTCGAGCGTCATCGTGCCGGTGATCGCGATGCTGCTGTCGACGCTGTTCGAGGGTTATCGCTGGTCGCCGCTCGCCACGGCGGGGGCGGCGCTGACCGGAGTCGGGCTGGTCATCGCGTTAAGGGCGCGCAGGCCGAACCGGTAA
- a CDS encoding threonine aldolase family protein: MRFFSDNAAPVHPKVMAALMQANTLDTAYDGDARSQALDGRLSDLFGTEVTALWVPTGTAANCLALAALCPPHGAVVCHRDAHIQNDEGGAPEFYTHGAKLYLADGEGAKLTPGTIATVIDAIANDVHRVQPHAISITNATEYGRVYTPDEVAAIGALARTRGLGLHMDGARFANAVATLGCSPAAVTWQAGVDALSFGFVKNGAMSAELLVFFKPALAGATLYRRKRAGLLFSKGRYLAAQVLAMLEDDLWLDNARAANARAAELAAAAGARLVHPVEANEVFLQATPAEAAALRAQGFDFYDWAAGEIRLVTAWDSPADQVARLAAAIGDL, from the coding sequence ATGCGCTTCTTCTCAGACAATGCCGCGCCGGTGCATCCCAAGGTGATGGCCGCGCTGATGCAGGCCAATACGCTCGACACGGCTTATGACGGCGACGCGCGGTCGCAGGCGCTCGACGGGCGGTTGTCCGATCTGTTCGGCACCGAGGTGACCGCCTTGTGGGTGCCGACCGGGACCGCGGCGAACTGCCTCGCGCTCGCCGCCTTGTGCCCGCCGCACGGTGCGGTGGTGTGCCATCGCGACGCGCATATCCAGAACGACGAGGGCGGCGCGCCGGAATTCTACACCCATGGCGCCAAACTCTATCTCGCCGACGGCGAGGGCGCGAAGCTGACCCCCGGCACGATCGCCACGGTGATCGACGCGATCGCCAACGACGTGCATCGCGTCCAGCCGCATGCGATCTCGATCACCAATGCCACCGAATATGGCCGCGTCTACACGCCCGACGAGGTCGCCGCGATCGGGGCGCTGGCGCGGACGCGCGGGCTGGGGCTGCATATGGACGGCGCGCGCTTCGCCAATGCGGTGGCGACGCTGGGGTGTTCGCCCGCGGCGGTGACGTGGCAGGCGGGGGTCGACGCGCTGAGCTTCGGCTTCGTCAAGAACGGCGCGATGAGCGCCGAATTGCTCGTCTTCTTCAAGCCCGCGCTTGCCGGGGCGACGCTGTACCGGCGCAAGCGCGCCGGGCTGCTGTTCTCCAAGGGCCGCTATCTCGCCGCGCAGGTGCTGGCGATGCTCGAGGACGATCTGTGGCTCGACAACGCCCGCGCCGCCAATGCGCGCGCGGCGGAGCTGGCGGCGGCGGCGGGGGCGCGGCTGGTCCATCCGGTCGAGGCGAACGAGGTCTTCCTGCAGGCGACGCCCGCAGAGGCGGCGGCATTGCGTGCGCAGGGTTTCGATTTCTACGACTGGGCGGCGGGCGAAATCCGGCTGGTGACGGCGTGGGACAGCCCGGCCGATCAGGTGGCGCGGCTCGCGGCGGCGATCGGGGACCTGTGA
- a CDS encoding cell wall hydrolase — translation MAQRRTSSRPRGRRKAHDLASERWLLLLGVVAVVIVVAGSVGPWRFALPPAAQVARPLTMDEARASNAAVPIETKRRLRALPYRFQGGPAAREQAAECLATAALYEAGDDRRGQQAVIQVILNRVRAPGFPKTICGVVYQGSDRTTGCQFSFTCDGSFARRPVHLGWGAARRAARRALGGYVFAAVGRATHYHTDWMVPYWRDTLVKVGRVRSHLFYVRH, via the coding sequence ATGGCGCAGCGACGCACCTCTTCCCGGCCGCGCGGGCGGCGCAAGGCGCATGATCTCGCTTCCGAGCGGTGGTTGCTGCTGCTCGGCGTCGTCGCGGTGGTGATCGTGGTGGCGGGCTCGGTCGGGCCGTGGCGGTTCGCGCTGCCGCCGGCGGCGCAGGTCGCCAGACCGTTGACGATGGACGAGGCGCGCGCGTCGAACGCCGCGGTGCCGATCGAGACGAAGCGGCGGCTGCGCGCGCTGCCCTATCGCTTCCAGGGCGGCCCGGCGGCGCGCGAGCAGGCGGCGGAATGCCTCGCCACCGCCGCGCTCTACGAGGCCGGCGACGACCGCCGCGGGCAGCAGGCGGTGATCCAGGTGATCCTCAACCGGGTGCGCGCGCCGGGTTTCCCCAAGACGATCTGCGGCGTCGTCTATCAGGGATCGGACCGGACGACGGGCTGCCAGTTCTCGTTCACCTGCGACGGATCGTTCGCCCGGCGGCCGGTGCATCTCGGTTGGGGCGCGGCACGGCGGGCGGCACGTCGGGCGCTCGGCGGCTATGTCTTCGCCGCGGTCGGGCGGGCGACGCATTACCATACCGACTGGATGGTGCCCTATTGGCGCGATACGCTGGTCAAGGTCGGGCGGGTGCGCTCGCACCTGTTCTACGTGCGGCATTAG
- a CDS encoding transglycosylase domain-containing protein, producing MADRWDEPMRHEPVDTNRRNTIGRRYELDDETPRDHRLGGRFDDFIDRDDPAGGDLPPSPRSPRNIGRWIVRGIGVGIILLVIAIGWLAVTAPLSRSLKPPTPPSITLTADDGTPIARRGAIIGAPVDAAKLPAHVTNAFLAIEDRRFRSHWGIDPRGILRAFVHNVGSGGVREGGSTITQQLAKNAFLDSDRTAARKIREVMISFWLEAWLSKDEILSRYLSNVYFGDNVYGLRAASKHYFGREPEKMNVGQAAMLAGLVKAPSRLAPTSNLEGARKREMLVVRAMAEAGFITKAEAAEVEPQRVLASRPTQLPSGTYFADWVLPDARDQAGEIKTEATVKTTLDRRLQNTAERVVRQAGLRQAQVAIVAMRRDGRVVAMVGGKDYAKSPFNRATQARRQPGSTFKLFVYLAAMRAGMTPDTMADDSRVEIAGWKPKNDDNRYLGPITLRRAFARSSNVVAARLTQEVGVRNVIKAARDLGISTPIPNEATIGLGTAEVSLLELTAAYAAVANGKYPVHPRGLEDSGASKSWYQSLTGGPRTMPDGIRDHMLDLLGSSLRGTGRAAVLTLPAYGKTGTSQNSRDAWFIGFAGDLVVGVWVGNDDSSPNAGLHGGGIPAQLWRQFMVSALNIAPVVAPVVIEENAMDPEAVVGPEEALDDPMGDIAAPEGTIDGFGMQMKMGRDGSISIAPGRDRAPVPPDAPPPRDRRGGDEGDEE from the coding sequence ATGGCTGACCGCTGGGACGAGCCGATGCGTCACGAACCCGTCGATACCAACCGCCGCAATACGATCGGCCGGCGTTACGAGCTGGACGACGAGACACCGCGCGACCACCGCCTGGGCGGCCGCTTCGACGACTTCATCGACCGCGACGATCCGGCCGGCGGCGACCTGCCGCCGTCGCCGCGCAGCCCGCGCAACATCGGCCGCTGGATCGTGCGCGGCATCGGCGTGGGGATCATCCTGCTGGTGATCGCGATCGGCTGGCTCGCGGTCACCGCGCCGTTGAGCCGCTCGCTCAAGCCGCCGACGCCGCCGTCGATCACGCTGACCGCCGACGATGGCACCCCGATCGCGCGCCGCGGCGCGATCATCGGCGCGCCGGTCGACGCGGCCAAGCTGCCCGCGCACGTCACCAATGCGTTCCTGGCGATCGAGGATCGCCGCTTCCGCTCGCATTGGGGGATCGACCCGCGCGGCATCCTGCGCGCCTTCGTCCACAATGTCGGCTCGGGCGGGGTGCGCGAGGGCGGCAGCACGATCACGCAGCAGCTCGCCAAGAACGCCTTCCTCGATTCGGACCGCACCGCCGCGCGCAAGATCCGCGAGGTCATGATCTCCTTCTGGCTCGAGGCATGGCTGAGCAAGGACGAGATCCTGTCGCGCTATCTGTCGAACGTCTATTTCGGCGACAACGTCTATGGCCTGCGCGCCGCGTCGAAACATTATTTCGGCCGCGAGCCCGAGAAGATGAACGTCGGCCAGGCGGCGATGCTCGCCGGGCTGGTCAAGGCGCCGTCGCGGCTGGCGCCGACCAGCAATCTGGAGGGCGCGCGCAAGCGCGAGATGCTGGTGGTGCGCGCGATGGCCGAGGCGGGCTTCATCACCAAGGCCGAGGCCGCCGAGGTCGAGCCGCAGCGCGTGCTGGCGAGCCGCCCGACGCAATTGCCGAGCGGCACCTATTTCGCCGACTGGGTGCTGCCCGACGCGCGCGACCAGGCCGGCGAGATCAAGACCGAGGCGACGGTGAAGACCACGCTCGACCGCCGGCTCCAGAATACCGCCGAGCGCGTCGTGCGGCAGGCGGGGCTGCGGCAGGCGCAGGTCGCGATCGTCGCGATGCGGCGCGACGGCCGCGTCGTCGCGATGGTCGGCGGCAAGGATTACGCCAAGAGCCCCTTCAACCGCGCCACCCAGGCGCGCCGCCAGCCCGGCTCGACGTTCAAATTGTTCGTCTATCTCGCCGCGATGCGCGCCGGCATGACGCCGGACACGATGGCCGACGACAGCCGCGTCGAGATCGCCGGCTGGAAGCCGAAGAACGACGACAACCGCTATCTCGGGCCGATCACCTTGCGCCGCGCCTTCGCCCGGTCGAGCAACGTCGTCGCGGCGCGGCTGACGCAGGAGGTCGGCGTGCGCAACGTCATCAAGGCGGCGCGCGACCTCGGCATCTCGACGCCGATCCCCAACGAGGCGACGATCGGGCTCGGCACGGCGGAAGTGTCGCTGCTCGAACTGACCGCGGCCTATGCGGCGGTCGCCAACGGCAAATATCCGGTCCATCCGCGCGGGCTGGAGGACAGCGGCGCGAGCAAGAGCTGGTATCAGTCGCTGACCGGCGGGCCGCGCACGATGCCCGACGGGATCCGCGACCATATGCTCGACCTGCTCGGTTCGTCGCTGCGCGGGACGGGGCGCGCCGCGGTGCTGACGCTGCCCGCCTACGGCAAGACGGGGACGTCGCAGAACAGCCGCGACGCGTGGTTCATCGGCTTCGCCGGCGACCTGGTCGTCGGCGTGTGGGTCGGCAACGACGACAGCTCGCCCAATGCCGGGCTGCACGGCGGCGGCATCCCCGCGCAATTGTGGCGCCAGTTCATGGTCTCCGCGCTCAACATCGCACCGGTCGTCGCACCGGTGGTGATCGAGGAGAATGCGATGGACCCCGAGGCGGTCGTCGGCCCCGAGGAGGCGCTCGACGATCCGATGGGCGATATCGCGGCGCCCGAGGGGACGATCGACGGTTTCGGCATGCAGATGAAGATGGGCCGCGACGGCAGCATCAGCATCGCGCCGGGCCGCGACCGCGCGCCGGTCCCGCCGGACGCGCCGCCGCCGCGCGATCGACGGGGCGGCGACGAAGGGGATGAGGAATAG
- a CDS encoding NADPH-dependent FMN reductase: protein MAVDPASPPLVVGIGGTIGGVSSTERALRIALDAAEREGFRTRMFGGADMARLPLYDPRATSRTADEEAFVDAVRQASAVIIASPGYHGSISGVVKNALDLLEETAKDARPYLADMPVGLIATAYGWQATGSTIAALRSIVHALRGWPTPFAAAINTQITKFDAEGGASDPAVVEQLGIVGRQVARFAPLAVA from the coding sequence ATGGCAGTCGATCCCGCTTCTCCCCCTCTCGTCGTCGGCATCGGCGGCACCATCGGCGGCGTCTCGTCGACCGAGCGCGCGCTCCGCATCGCGCTCGACGCCGCCGAGCGCGAGGGCTTCCGTACCCGCATGTTCGGCGGCGCCGACATGGCCCGCCTGCCGCTCTACGACCCGCGCGCGACCAGCCGTACCGCCGACGAGGAGGCGTTCGTCGACGCCGTGCGCCAGGCCTCGGCGGTGATCATCGCCAGCCCCGGCTATCACGGCAGCATCTCGGGCGTGGTCAAGAACGCGCTCGACTTGCTCGAGGAGACGGCGAAGGACGCGCGCCCCTATCTCGCCGACATGCCGGTCGGGCTGATCGCGACGGCCTATGGCTGGCAGGCGACGGGCTCGACGATCGCGGCGCTGCGCTCGATCGTCCACGCGCTGCGCGGCTGGCCGACCCCCTTCGCCGCGGCGATCAACACGCAGATCACCAAGTTCGATGCCGAGGGCGGCGCGAGCGACCCCGCGGTGGTCGAGCAGCTCGGCATCGTCGGCCGGCAGGTCGCGCGCTTCGCTCCGCTCGCGGTCGCATAG
- a CDS encoding dicarboxylate/amino acid:cation symporter, producing MTRPPFGVQVFIGMAIGLALGFVARSYALPGLAEGLKIVGDIFVQLLKALVVPLVFTAIVASIAALRDLNNAARLVTGTFLWFGLSALIAVSIGLTLGTLLQPGAHAGVSAAAAVRPDTAGSWLDFLRGLVPANILGLEASTRLVDGGAKTGLSFNVLQLIVVAIAIGVAAVRTGEAGAPFLAFNASALAIFRRILRWVVRLTPIGTGALLGSAIVRYGWQSLSALGTFAIAIYIGLGLVLFVVYPLLLLANGMSPRRFFATAWPAIQLGFVSRSSIATLPVTEQVVERLGVSRSYAAFAVPFAATTKMDGCAAIYPAVAALFVAQYYNIPLHGVDYLLIVLVSVLGSAATAGLTGALVMLTLTLSTLGLPLEGAGLLLAIDPILDMGRTAVNVAGQALIPAIVAKRQGLLEETVAAEPVFA from the coding sequence GTGACCCGCCCTCCCTTCGGCGTGCAGGTCTTCATCGGCATGGCGATCGGGCTCGCGCTCGGCTTCGTCGCGCGCAGCTATGCGCTGCCCGGTCTGGCCGAGGGGCTGAAGATCGTCGGCGACATCTTCGTGCAATTGCTCAAGGCGTTGGTCGTGCCGCTCGTCTTCACCGCGATCGTCGCGTCGATCGCCGCGCTGCGCGACCTCAACAATGCCGCGCGGCTGGTCACCGGCACCTTCCTCTGGTTCGGTCTCTCGGCGCTGATCGCGGTGTCGATCGGCCTGACGCTCGGCACGTTGCTGCAACCCGGCGCGCATGCCGGGGTCAGCGCCGCCGCCGCGGTGCGCCCCGATACCGCAGGCTCGTGGCTCGACTTCCTGCGCGGGCTGGTGCCGGCCAATATCCTCGGCCTCGAAGCCTCGACCAGGCTCGTCGATGGCGGCGCGAAGACCGGCCTGTCGTTCAACGTGCTCCAGCTCATCGTCGTTGCGATCGCGATTGGCGTCGCCGCGGTGCGCACCGGCGAGGCGGGCGCGCCGTTCCTCGCCTTTAACGCCTCGGCGCTGGCGATCTTCCGCCGCATCCTGCGCTGGGTCGTCCGCCTCACCCCGATTGGCACCGGCGCTTTGCTGGGCAGCGCGATCGTCCGCTACGGCTGGCAGTCGCTGTCGGCGCTCGGCACCTTCGCGATCGCCATCTATATCGGCCTCGGCCTCGTGCTGTTCGTCGTCTATCCGCTGCTGCTGCTCGCCAACGGCATGAGCCCGAGGCGGTTCTTCGCCACCGCCTGGCCGGCGATCCAGTTGGGCTTCGTCTCGCGCTCGTCGATCGCGACGCTGCCCGTCACCGAACAGGTGGTCGAGCGGCTCGGCGTGTCGCGCAGCTATGCCGCCTTCGCGGTGCCGTTCGCGGCGACGACCAAGATGGACGGCTGCGCCGCCATCTATCCCGCGGTCGCGGCGCTGTTCGTCGCGCAATATTACAATATCCCGCTGCACGGCGTGGACTATCTGCTGATCGTCCTCGTCTCGGTGCTCGGCTCGGCGGCGACCGCGGGGCTGACCGGCGCGTTGGTGATGCTGACGCTCACCTTGTCGACGCTCGGCCTGCCGCTGGAGGGCGCCGGGCTATTGCTGGCGATCGACCCGATCCTCGACATGGGCCGGACCGCGGTCAACGTCGCGGGGCAGGCGCTGATCCCGGCGATCGTCGCCAAGCGGCAGGGGCTGCTGGAGGAGACGGTGGCGGCCGAACCGGTCTTCGCCTGA
- a CDS encoding PLP-dependent cysteine synthase family protein, whose protein sequence is MTHGTDIDRRWLTEAVRRIEADYNRSADTHLIRLELPRFPGITLYLKDESSHPTGSLKHRLARSLFLYALCNAWIGPRTTVIEASSGSTAVSEAYFARMLGLRFIAVVPAQTAAPKLDAIRFYGGEIHAVDDPRTVYAAAQRLAAETGGHYMDQFTYAERATDWRGNNNIAESIFAQMAEEEYPVPRWVVCGAGTGGTSATIGRFIRYQRHATRLCVADPVHSVFHRHFADPGVVALPDGCASRVEGIGRPRLEPSFIPSVIDRMIAVEDAASLGAMRALSETLGRSVGGSTGTNLHACAQLVAEMAAAGQQGSIVTLLCDGGDRYACTYYDDAWCATHGVAWNDAAAAMRGFLGAG, encoded by the coding sequence ATGACCCATGGAACGGACATCGACCGGCGCTGGCTGACCGAGGCGGTGCGGCGGATCGAGGCGGATTACAACCGCTCGGCGGATACCCATCTCATCCGCCTCGAACTGCCGCGCTTTCCCGGCATCACACTGTATCTCAAGGACGAAAGCTCGCATCCGACGGGCAGCCTCAAGCATCGGCTGGCGCGCTCGCTGTTCCTCTACGCACTGTGCAACGCGTGGATCGGGCCGCGCACCACGGTGATCGAGGCGTCATCGGGGTCGACCGCGGTGTCGGAAGCCTATTTCGCGCGGATGCTCGGGCTGCGCTTCATCGCGGTGGTGCCGGCGCAGACCGCGGCACCCAAGCTCGACGCGATCCGCTTCTACGGCGGCGAGATCCATGCGGTCGACGATCCGCGCACCGTCTATGCCGCCGCGCAGCGGCTCGCCGCGGAAACCGGCGGCCATTATATGGACCAGTTCACCTATGCCGAGCGCGCGACCGACTGGCGCGGCAACAACAATATCGCCGAGAGCATCTTTGCGCAGATGGCGGAGGAGGAATATCCGGTGCCGCGCTGGGTGGTGTGCGGTGCCGGCACCGGCGGCACCTCGGCCACTATCGGCCGCTTCATCCGCTATCAGCGCCATGCGACCCGGTTGTGCGTCGCCGATCCCGTCCATTCGGTGTTCCACCGCCATTTCGCCGATCCGGGCGTCGTCGCGCTACCCGATGGTTGTGCGTCGCGTGTCGAGGGGATCGGTCGGCCACGGCTCGAGCCGAGCTTCATCCCCTCGGTGATCGACCGGATGATCGCGGTCGAGGATGCCGCCAGCCTCGGCGCGATGCGTGCGCTGTCGGAAACGCTCGGGCGATCGGTCGGCGGCTCGACCGGGACCAATCTCCACGCCTGTGCGCAGCTCGTCGCCGAGATGGCCGCGGCGGGTCAGCAGGGCAGCATCGTCACCCTGCTCTGCGACGGCGGCGACCGTTACGCCTGCACCTATTACGACGACGCCTGGTGCGCGACGCACGGCGTCGCCTGGAACGACGCGGCGGCGGCGATGCGCGGCTTCCTCGGCGCGGGCTGA
- a CDS encoding helix-turn-helix transcriptional regulator, whose translation MSTSPKSLRETNDLRHLRQIIAGLDEGVILIDPDQSLLWANDAALAMHGVERLDQLGATVDDYRARFQLRYRNNHRLAADDYPIERVAAGDSFSEVVVEVTVAGEEDPRWVHQVRSLVLNDADEDVPTCVVLIVQDVTARYEAEDRFEQSFNANPAPAVICRLADLRFVKVNQGFLEMTGQDRDAVLGKTVYDIDVLHGADQRDLAKQRLAEGRTIPQMEAELALPDGGTKLVIVAGQPIDLDERPCMLFTFADLEPRRQAESALRHSEERFTRTFQLAPVPMAIGARDGHVLCEVNASFTALTGYAADAIVGRSLADLGLWADDTVRGDVEAAIADGGDLRSHEARIAVRDGDAIDCVVSTETITIGDASCLLWAFQDITQRKATELELVEAIEAVMKDTSWFSRSIMDKLARLRAPQPDADGPGLDALTAREREVLALICRGLDDKSIARALDVSGNTVRNHVARIYAKIGVNRRTAAAAWARARGFDDGAIALRSIARGTAQRGAA comes from the coding sequence ATGTCCACGTCGCCCAAGAGCCTGCGCGAGACCAATGATCTGCGCCACCTGCGCCAGATCATCGCCGGTCTCGACGAAGGCGTGATCCTGATCGATCCCGACCAGAGCCTGCTCTGGGCGAACGATGCCGCGCTGGCGATGCACGGCGTCGAACGGCTCGATCAGCTCGGCGCGACGGTCGACGATTATCGCGCGCGCTTCCAGCTGCGCTATCGCAACAACCACCGGCTCGCGGCGGACGATTATCCGATCGAGCGGGTGGCGGCCGGCGATTCCTTCTCGGAAGTGGTGGTCGAGGTGACCGTCGCCGGCGAGGAAGACCCGCGCTGGGTGCATCAGGTGCGCAGCCTAGTGCTCAACGATGCCGACGAGGACGTGCCGACCTGCGTCGTGCTGATCGTCCAGGACGTCACCGCGCGCTACGAGGCGGAGGACCGATTCGAACAGTCGTTCAACGCCAATCCGGCGCCGGCGGTGATCTGCCGCCTCGCCGACCTGCGCTTCGTCAAGGTCAACCAGGGCTTTCTGGAGATGACCGGGCAGGATCGCGACGCGGTGCTGGGGAAGACCGTCTACGACATCGACGTGCTGCACGGCGCCGACCAGCGCGATCTCGCCAAGCAGCGACTCGCCGAGGGACGGACGATCCCGCAGATGGAGGCCGAGCTGGCGCTGCCCGACGGCGGCACCAAATTGGTCATCGTCGCGGGCCAGCCGATCGATCTCGACGAACGACCCTGCATGCTGTTCACCTTCGCCGACCTCGAACCGCGGCGGCAGGCGGAATCGGCGCTGCGTCACAGCGAGGAGCGATTCACACGCACCTTCCAGCTGGCGCCGGTGCCGATGGCGATCGGCGCGCGCGACGGCCATGTGCTGTGCGAGGTCAACGCCAGCTTCACCGCGCTGACCGGCTATGCCGCCGACGCGATCGTCGGCCGCTCGCTCGCCGACCTCGGCCTGTGGGCGGACGATACGGTGCGCGGCGACGTCGAGGCGGCGATCGCGGATGGCGGCGACCTGCGCAGTCACGAGGCGCGCATCGCGGTGCGCGACGGCGACGCGATCGACTGCGTCGTCTCGACCGAGACGATCACCATCGGCGACGCCAGCTGCCTGCTATGGGCGTTCCAAGACATCACCCAGCGCAAGGCGACCGAACTCGAACTGGTCGAGGCGATCGAGGCGGTGATGAAGGACACGAGCTGGTTCAGCCGCTCGATCATGGACAAGCTGGCGCGGCTGCGTGCGCCGCAGCCGGATGCCGACGGCCCCGGGCTCGATGCGCTCACGGCACGCGAGCGCGAGGTGCTGGCGCTGATCTGCCGCGGGCTCGACGACAAGAGCATCGCGCGGGCGCTCGACGTCTCGGGCAACACGGTGCGCAACCATGTCGCGCGGATCTACGCCAAGATCGGCGTCAACCGCCGCACGGCGGCGGCCGCCTGGGCGCGGGCGCGCGGCTTCGACGACGGTGCGATCGCGCTGCGGTCGATCGCGCGCGGCACGGCGCAGCGAGGTGCCGCATGA